TCGTGATTCGCCATGGTCGTCTTCCGCCGGGCACAGTCAAAAAACGCCTGTTGTCAGTGTCACAGCGCCTGCCGTTCGAGCGGAGACGTTCTCGGACTCGCGTTAGTCCGAGGCCGCCGTCTCGCCCGTCGGTTCGTTTCTCGGACTCGCGTTAGTCCGGGGCCGCCATCTCGCCCGCCGGTTCGTTTAACTGTTCGCCCGCGAGCACGCGATTCGCCCGGCGGAGCCGCTCGGAGAGCGCCTGGTGGGAGATATTGAGTTCGTTCGCGAGTTCCTCGAGCGAGATTTCGCGGGGGACGTCGTAGTAGCCCTGCCGGTAGGCCTCAGCGATGGCTTCCTGCTGGGGCTCGGTCAGCGCCGCCGTCGTCTCGAGGTCCTCGTCCTGGCCGGCCTCGACCATGCGCTTGACGTCGATCCGGACGTCCCGCTCCTCGATGTCGGAGACGGCACTCGAGAGTTCCTCGCGATGGGGGAAGAGCAGGCGGAGCGTCCATTGACCGTCCGAAACCTGTGCGTCGAGCACCGTGCCGCCGTGGCTGTACACACAGCAACAGACCGACCCGACCTCTTCGGTGTACTCGAGCCGGTAGAACAGTTCGTCATCCTCGGTGTTCTCGAGCAACTGGCGGTACTCGTGGACGGTCGAGTCCACATCGAGAACCGCCTCGAGGTCACCGCGGTCGGTGTTTGAGAACCAGACGAGCGGCACCGTTCGGACCGGTCCCTCCGCGACGACGCTTTCGACGCGGACCTCGAGGGCCGGTAGTTGCTGGAAGGTCTCTGCGAGTGCGAACTCGTCCGTCGAAAGCGAAAGTTCTGCGATCGTCGTCATTGGGAGGTCACCTCGGAACGCTGACCCGAGTCCGGTTGGCGAACAACACCGCTGTCGTAGTGGCCTGTGGACCCGATTTGTTTCATAAGTATCCAGCCGATCCGCTCGGTATCGTTATGAACGCGTCTGCCACAGCGGCTATGAAACCACTGTTGCCGACCACGCTCGCTCGGATCGTGCTGATAGAAAGGTGGACTCGAACACGCTTGATGAGCGGGCTTTTGTATTCCGGCCGTTTAAGGAAGTGCGTCACCCCTCGCGACGGTCAAAATCCCATGATGGAACGGCGACCGTGAACGGGTCTGGGTCGCGGCGTCTCACCCGAGGCGGGCCAGCCGATTGAGCGCGTACACCGTCCGAAGGACGTCGACGCTCTTCCCGCGATCGAAGACGAGTTCGTCCGTCTCGAGGACGTGTTCCAGCGTATCCTGCGAGGCGTGTTCCGGGGCTGCCGCGATCCCCGTCTCGTTTGCGGCGACCCACTCCATCACGCGCAGGTCACTCTTGGAGTCGCCCATCACGAGCGCGAACGGATCGTCGACTCCGAGTACGTCAAGCGCGCGCTCGACGCCGACTACCTTGTTCAGTTCGAGGCTGCCGATCTCGGCCGCGTCGGCCTCGTAATAGGCGACGTCGATGCGCTCGAGAACCGCCGCGAGCCGCTCGGGAACTGCGTCGTCGAGATCGGGATAGGCCCCTTCGCCCTCGAGGACGGCCCTGATTTCCGGGTCCTGCGTGGCATAGAAGGCGCGGGTCCAGTCAACGATCGACTCGTCGGCCAGTTTCGTCTCGCCATCGCCCTCCGCACCGACGTCCGCCGCTGTACTGTCCGAACCGTCCGGTTCGCTCTCCGCACCCGCGAGCATCGTGCCGACGGCGTCCGCGAGCAGATCAATGAGATAGACCAGTGCCTCGTCGATGATCTCGCGAGCGTCCCCGGAGCCGGTCTCGTAGTTGGGCTTCATCGTGACGTTGAACTCGTTGCCCTGCAGGTGACAGCCCCGACGGAGCTCTTCAGGAGCGTTGGGCAACACGCGCGAGCGCACGTCGTCGAAGACGGTCCGGATCGACTCGTCCAGGTCTTCATAGAGCAACTGCTTCGTCTCCGCGCCGTGGCCCGGTGTGAACACACCCGTCCCCGCCTCGTAGACGATCGAGAGATCCCCCGAGTGGACGATCTCGCTTCCCAGCCCCTGAATCGCGAACCCCTTGACGTTCTCCAGGGTCTGGCCCGTACAGATGACGATCGGGACGCCGGCCTCGTGGAACTCCGTCAGCACGTGCAGCGTTTCCCGCGGGATCTCGTTGTCGGTCCCGCCCGCAGAGCGTAGCGTCTCGTCGACGTCAAGCACAAGGACGTTGACTGCGCGGCCGTACTTTGCCTCGAGATCGAGCGCGGTAAAGGCCTGATCGCGGGTCGCTCGCGCGGCGACCTCCGCGAACGTCTCGCCGGCCGCGAATGACGACCGGATTTCGTCCTTCCGCTCCTCGAGTTCCTCGGTCGCTTCCTGCCAGTGCTCGAGCGCGACCCGGGAATCGACGGCGGGGAAGACGTCGACGAACTCCTGGTACTCTTGCAACGCCTTCGTGTCGTACTCGTCGTAGAGCTGATAGACGAGATCGTATCGCTCCATGTGAACTACAGGCGTGGGCAGGCGGATAATCGTTTCTGGTTAGCTATTCACGCTGAAGCCGTGGGCGTCCGCGCTATACTGCTGTTACGCCCGCCTCGACCGTCGAGCGCGACTCTCTCGCGCGAAGTCGACGGATTCGACAGCCGCAGCACAGCGATTTACTCGAATAGGAATAAATATTTATCCTCATGGTTCCTACTAGGGAGCATGAAAGCCATTGCAGTTACGCCCGGGGCGGGTGTTCCCGAGGTCGTCGAGCGGCCCGTTCCCGAACCGGAATCAGGCGAAGCGCTCGTGCGGATTTGTCGCGTGGGCGTCGACGGCACTGATTACGAGGTCATCCGCGGAACGCACGGCGGCGTCCCGGACGGAGACGATCGATTGGTTCTCGGTCACGAAGCCGTGGGTGTCGTCGAAGAGGCGAACGGAACGGCCCTCGAGGAGGGCCAGTACGTCGTCCCAACGGTTCGACGACCGCCCGCCGACGTCGAGACCAACGAGTACTTCGAGCGCGGTGAGCCCGACATGGCCCCTGACGGCGAGTACGTCGAACGCGGTATCGTCGGGGCGCACGGATTCATGGCCGAGTACATCACGAGTCCGGCTGACGACCTCGTCCCGATTCCGGCCGAACTAGCGCAGTGGGGCTTTCTCGTCGAGCCGATCAGTATCACTGAGAAAGC
This genomic stretch from Natrinema sp. SYSU A 869 harbors:
- a CDS encoding helix-turn-helix domain-containing protein; the encoded protein is MTTIAELSLSTDEFALAETFQQLPALEVRVESVVAEGPVRTVPLVWFSNTDRGDLEAVLDVDSTVHEYRQLLENTEDDELFYRLEYTEEVGSVCCCVYSHGGTVLDAQVSDGQWTLRLLFPHREELSSAVSDIEERDVRIDVKRMVEAGQDEDLETTAALTEPQQEAIAEAYRQGYYDVPREISLEELANELNISHQALSERLRRANRVLAGEQLNEPAGEMAAPD
- a CDS encoding HAD hydrolase family protein, whose product is MERYDLVYQLYDEYDTKALQEYQEFVDVFPAVDSRVALEHWQEATEELEERKDEIRSSFAAGETFAEVAARATRDQAFTALDLEAKYGRAVNVLVLDVDETLRSAGGTDNEIPRETLHVLTEFHEAGVPIVICTGQTLENVKGFAIQGLGSEIVHSGDLSIVYEAGTGVFTPGHGAETKQLLYEDLDESIRTVFDDVRSRVLPNAPEELRRGCHLQGNEFNVTMKPNYETGSGDAREIIDEALVYLIDLLADAVGTMLAGAESEPDGSDSTAADVGAEGDGETKLADESIVDWTRAFYATQDPEIRAVLEGEGAYPDLDDAVPERLAAVLERIDVAYYEADAAEIGSLELNKVVGVERALDVLGVDDPFALVMGDSKSDLRVMEWVAANETGIAAAPEHASQDTLEHVLETDELVFDRGKSVDVLRTVYALNRLARLG